A genomic window from Flavobacterium johnsoniae includes:
- a CDS encoding HNH endonuclease has product MGYLSIDNSLELIGNCNLIYNKKSIKIYSTKDNESFLIKFSKLYEDGISYWFGITPKSIKTSKEQNVDFFCFTLGYEGIIKLPVKILNEYIKTADFSFNNLKNEIKHYHIRIKFDTEIILYNSRKEIIITDYLLYDENLINIDLQSTDLEKIKKQAEDFSDYTQQYYLSEKKTKYRKESKAQKTRIAILENNTCQICNFSCGYINNKGNKSWIIEIDHIIDKGQGGGETINNLWVLCPNCHSKKTRGIITIDTEKKIVLENGKIIQFNDNHLGWNK; this is encoded by the coding sequence ATGGGATATTTAAGCATTGATAATTCATTAGAATTAATTGGTAATTGTAATTTGATTTACAATAAAAAATCAATAAAAATTTATTCAACAAAAGACAATGAAAGTTTTTTAATTAAATTTTCAAAACTATATGAAGACGGAATAAGTTATTGGTTTGGAATTACCCCAAAATCAATCAAAACTTCTAAAGAACAGAATGTAGATTTCTTTTGTTTCACTCTTGGTTATGAAGGCATTATAAAATTACCAGTAAAAATCCTAAATGAATATATTAAAACTGCAGATTTTTCATTCAATAATTTAAAAAATGAAATTAAACATTACCACATTAGAATAAAATTTGACACTGAAATAATTCTTTACAACTCTAGAAAAGAAATTATAATTACTGATTATTTATTGTATGATGAGAATTTAATAAATATTGATTTACAGTCAACTGATCTGGAAAAAATAAAAAAACAAGCAGAAGATTTTTCAGATTACACTCAACAGTATTATTTAAGTGAAAAGAAAACAAAGTATAGAAAAGAAAGTAAAGCTCAAAAAACCAGAATAGCTATTTTAGAAAACAATACCTGTCAAATCTGTAATTTTAGTTGTGGATATATTAATAATAAAGGTAATAAATCTTGGATAATAGAGATTGATCATATTATCGATAAAGGACAGGGTGGTGGAGAAACGATTAATAATCTTTGGGTTTTATGTCCAAATTGTCATAGCAAAAAAACAAGAGGTATAATAACAATTGATACTGAAAAGAAAATCGTTTTAGAAAATGGTAAAATTATTCAATTCAATGACAATCATTTAGGTTGGAATAAGTAA